The Paenibacillus sophorae genome has a segment encoding these proteins:
- a CDS encoding PLP-dependent cysteine synthase family protein — protein sequence MANNQYRIIESIGNTPLIRLVNVTEDLGRTDVSVYVKAEQLNPSGSVKDRAAKAMILQGIQSGQLTKAKSIIDGTSGNTGIAYAMIGAALGYKVTLCLPGNANVERKRILRAYHAEIIETDPLQSSDGAQLEAKRIAELEADRYFYPDQYNNDANWKAHYETTAPEIWEQTDHKVTHFIAGMGTSGTFIGTSRRLKEFNPAIQTVAMQPDSPLHGLEGMKHLATTLKPGIYDQTVADGLIEVETEEAYAMTRRLAREEGLLVGISSGANVHAALKLAATVPPGSVVVTILCDSGLRYLSDELWTRGDAT from the coding sequence TTGGCAAATAACCAATACAGGATTATTGAATCTATCGGCAATACGCCGCTTATACGTCTTGTGAATGTGACGGAGGATCTGGGGCGAACGGACGTGAGCGTGTATGTGAAGGCCGAGCAGCTTAATCCGAGCGGTTCGGTCAAGGACCGTGCCGCAAAGGCCATGATTTTGCAGGGAATCCAGTCGGGGCAATTGACCAAAGCGAAATCCATCATCGACGGAACGAGCGGCAATACCGGCATTGCTTACGCAATGATCGGCGCGGCTCTCGGGTACAAAGTGACCCTGTGCCTTCCGGGTAACGCGAATGTCGAACGCAAGCGAATTCTGCGGGCTTATCACGCGGAAATTATCGAGACGGACCCGCTGCAAAGCTCGGATGGCGCGCAGCTTGAAGCCAAGCGGATAGCGGAGCTTGAGGCCGACCGGTATTTTTATCCCGACCAATACAATAATGATGCGAACTGGAAAGCGCACTACGAGACGACCGCGCCGGAAATCTGGGAACAGACGGATCATAAGGTTACTCATTTTATCGCCGGCATGGGTACGTCGGGAACCTTTATCGGAACCTCCAGAAGATTGAAGGAATTTAATCCGGCGATCCAAACCGTCGCGATGCAGCCGGATTCGCCTCTGCATGGATTGGAAGGAATGAAGCACCTGGCGACGACGCTTAAGCCGGGAATTTACGACCAGACGGTAGCCGACGGGCTGATTGAGGTTGAAACCGAGGAAGCGTACGCCATGACGCGCAGGCTGGCGCGGGAAGAAGGATTGCTGGTCGGAATCAGCTCGGGGGCAAATGTGCATGCTGCACTGAAGCTGGCTGCGACCGTCCCTCCCGGTTCAGTCGTCGTTACCATTCTATGCGACAGCGGGCTCCGGTATTTGAGCGACGAGCTGTGGACAAGGGGAGATGCCACATGA
- a CDS encoding family 2A encapsulin nanocompartment cargo protein cysteine desulfurase produces the protein MTTNSNHPSLPDPSVLAALASAYFPEFSSGEAAEAASAAPELAPSVQELAPSVQNTIPSPPAFAPSVQEISPAGQSYNGLWTEADFLRAIPGAFELNNEGTSSLPGSYAPSVEFSSGNHAPSAVSAPSLSFGSFDVNAVRNDFPILAEKVNGKNLVWLDNAATTHKPRQVIERIKYYYEHENSNVHRAAHELAARSTDAYEGAREKAARFLNAPSAKEIVFVRGATEGINLVASSYAKHHLQKDDEILITWLEHHANIVPWQLVCEETGAKLRVVPVDESGQILLDEYVKLLSSRTKFVSLTHVSNALGTVTPVAEMVSLAHRYGAKVLVDGAQAVSHLKVDVQALDADFYVFSGHKVFGPTGIGVLYGKPEALESMRPYQGGGNMIVDVTFEKTIVHPAPARFEAGTGNIADAVGLGAALDYVSSIGLDVINRYEHFLLEYGIESLSRVPGLRLIGTAKEKAGVLSFVLSGYTTEEVGKALSNEGIAVRSGHHCAQPILRRFGLESAVRPSLALYNTCGEIDALVSVLLKLKHS, from the coding sequence ATGACTACGAATAGCAACCATCCATCCCTTCCGGACCCATCTGTCCTGGCGGCGCTGGCGAGTGCATACTTTCCGGAATTTTCATCTGGGGAGGCGGCTGAAGCCGCTTCTGCAGCCCCGGAGCTTGCACCGTCCGTACAGGAATTGGCACCATCTGTTCAGAATACGATTCCTTCGCCGCCAGCCTTTGCACCGTCCGTACAGGAGATTTCTCCAGCGGGGCAATCGTACAATGGATTATGGACCGAGGCGGACTTTCTGCGGGCGATTCCCGGCGCATTTGAATTGAACAATGAAGGGACAAGCTCTTTGCCGGGCAGCTATGCTCCGTCGGTCGAGTTCTCGTCTGGCAACCATGCTCCTTCCGCCGTTTCGGCACCTTCGCTATCCTTTGGGTCGTTTGATGTAAACGCGGTTAGGAACGATTTTCCGATTTTGGCTGAGAAGGTGAACGGCAAAAATCTGGTGTGGCTGGACAATGCCGCGACGACCCACAAGCCCCGGCAGGTCATCGAGCGGATCAAGTACTATTATGAGCATGAGAATTCCAATGTGCACCGGGCCGCTCACGAACTGGCGGCGCGCTCGACGGACGCTTATGAAGGCGCCCGCGAGAAGGCGGCCCGGTTTCTGAACGCCCCTTCGGCGAAGGAGATCGTGTTCGTCCGGGGAGCAACCGAGGGAATCAATCTGGTCGCAAGCAGCTACGCCAAGCATCATTTGCAGAAAGACGATGAAATTCTCATCACATGGCTGGAGCATCACGCCAACATCGTACCGTGGCAGTTGGTCTGCGAGGAGACCGGGGCGAAGCTCCGCGTCGTGCCTGTCGATGAGAGCGGACAAATCCTGCTGGACGAATATGTGAAACTGCTGAGTTCCCGGACGAAGTTCGTCTCCCTGACCCATGTATCCAACGCGCTTGGTACGGTTACTCCGGTGGCGGAGATGGTCAGTCTGGCCCACCGTTACGGTGCCAAAGTGCTGGTTGACGGCGCACAAGCCGTCTCCCACTTGAAAGTGGACGTTCAGGCGCTGGATGCCGATTTTTACGTGTTCTCGGGTCATAAAGTGTTTGGTCCCACGGGGATCGGTGTTCTTTATGGCAAACCCGAAGCGCTCGAATCCATGCGTCCCTACCAGGGCGGAGGCAATATGATCGTGGATGTAACGTTCGAGAAAACCATTGTTCACCCGGCCCCGGCCCGCTTTGAAGCGGGAACCGGAAATATTGCGGATGCGGTCGGGCTTGGCGCGGCGCTGGACTACGTTTCCTCGATCGGCCTGGATGTTATCAACCGCTATGAGCATTTTCTGCTGGAGTACGGTATAGAATCGCTTTCCCGCGTCCCTGGCCTTCGGCTCATCGGCACGGCGAAGGAAAAAGCGGGTGTGCTGTCCTTCGTTCTCTCAGGGTATACGACGGAGGAGGTCGGCAAGGCCCTTAGCAATGAAGGGATCGCCGTTCGTTCCGGTCATCACTGCGCCCAGCCGATTCTCCGCAGATTCGGGCTAGAGAGCGCGGTAAGGCCATCGCTGGCACTCTATAACACCTGCGGGGAAATTGACGCCCTGGTGTCTGTGCTGTTGAAACTGAAACATAGCTGA
- a CDS encoding family 2A encapsulin nanocompartment shell protein encodes MAEQDNSNLAVPALGSSAAYQLANVTKSAPQFDSLTPRWITRLFDWKGLETGIYRLNKVQEGDTPLDILCSTGDTSNITEGFVDYSTSPREYVLNSISTIINVNTRVSDIYSSPFNQIQEQLRLAIESIKERQESQLINSDDYGLLKNAAASQRIQTRNGAPTPDDLDELISKVWKEPSYFLAHPRAIAAIGRECTRRGVPPQTVQLFGAHFLTWRGIPIIPTDKLFVDGHKNPKGQAGKTNILLVRTGENKQGVLGLYQTGLPGEQSRGLSVRFTGIDKQGIGSYLLSLYCSVAILADDAIGVLEDVDVGNYYDYE; translated from the coding sequence ATGGCCGAACAAGACAATAGCAATCTGGCCGTACCGGCGCTCGGTTCGTCGGCAGCTTATCAACTGGCAAATGTTACTAAATCTGCACCGCAATTCGATTCCCTTACACCACGCTGGATCACAAGGCTGTTCGATTGGAAAGGACTTGAAACCGGAATCTACCGGCTTAACAAGGTGCAGGAAGGCGATACGCCGCTTGATATTTTGTGCAGCACCGGCGATACATCGAACATTACCGAAGGCTTTGTCGATTATAGTACGAGCCCGCGCGAATACGTGCTGAACTCCATTTCGACGATTATCAACGTCAATACCCGCGTATCGGACATATACAGCAGCCCCTTCAACCAGATTCAGGAACAATTGCGGCTTGCCATTGAGAGCATTAAGGAAAGGCAGGAAAGCCAACTCATCAACAGCGATGATTACGGTCTTTTGAAAAATGCGGCGGCTTCCCAACGCATTCAAACGCGCAATGGTGCGCCGACGCCGGATGATCTGGACGAATTGATCTCCAAGGTGTGGAAAGAGCCTTCCTATTTCCTGGCCCACCCGCGCGCCATCGCGGCCATCGGCCGGGAGTGCACAAGACGCGGCGTTCCGCCGCAAACGGTGCAGCTCTTTGGCGCGCATTTTCTGACCTGGAGAGGCATCCCTATTATTCCTACGGACAAGCTGTTCGTCGACGGTCATAAGAACCCGAAAGGCCAGGCGGGCAAAACAAATATTCTGCTTGTTCGCACCGGAGAAAATAAGCAAGGCGTTCTCGGTTTGTACCAAACCGGTCTTCCGGGCGAGCAGTCCCGCGGGCTTTCGGTCCGTTTTACGGGTATCGACAAGCAGGGCATCGGCTCGTATCTCCTCTCCTTGTACTGCTCGGTTGCTATTCTTGCCGATGACGCGATAGGCGTGCTGGAAGACGTAGATGTAGGTAACTACTATGACTACGAATAG
- the moeB gene encoding molybdopterin-synthase adenylyltransferase MoeB, with the protein MTVSLLIPTALRSFTDGLSEIGVEAATVEEALAVLTEQFVDLRRHLFNDQGQLRSYVNIYVNEEDIRQKNGLQTALSDGDDVMLVPSIAGGSPTETEGVGSPDLDGLPELTKDEITRYSRHLILPEVGVEGQRILKKSRVLLIGTGGLGAPIAMYLAAAGVGTLGIVDFDFVDETNLQRQIIHGTRDIGRPKIASAKDRIKSINPKVNVIAIEQRLTSQNALDIIKDYDVVVDGTDNFPTRYLVNDACVLLGKPNVYGSVFRFEGQVSVFYAQEGACYRCLYPEPPPAGLVPTCSEGGILGVLPGIIGCIQANETIKLLLGKGEPLINRLLLFDALKMKFRELKLSKDTNCPICGTHPTITSPIDYEEFCGLKKPAEEEPIEEITAAELKRRFDNEEQVQILDIREPHELAIGKLPGTKAIPFGQIVRRKAELDPERDTVVICKIGQRSVMAIRTLRDSGYTGRLLNLKDGMNAWAQEIDPRIAQY; encoded by the coding sequence ATGACAGTAAGTTTGCTTATCCCTACCGCCCTGCGCTCTTTTACGGACGGTTTGTCGGAAATCGGCGTGGAGGCGGCCACGGTTGAAGAGGCGTTGGCTGTTCTAACCGAACAATTTGTCGATCTTCGGCGACATTTGTTTAACGATCAGGGTCAGCTGCGCAGCTATGTGAACATCTATGTGAATGAAGAGGACATCCGGCAAAAGAACGGCCTACAGACAGCCTTGTCGGATGGAGACGACGTAATGCTTGTGCCTTCCATTGCCGGCGGATCGCCGACTGAAACGGAAGGAGTCGGGAGCCCGGACCTTGACGGGCTTCCCGAACTGACCAAAGACGAAATTACCCGGTACAGCCGTCACCTTATTCTGCCGGAGGTCGGCGTTGAAGGACAGCGTATCCTCAAAAAAAGCCGGGTTCTGCTGATCGGAACCGGAGGACTTGGCGCGCCGATCGCCATGTATTTGGCGGCCGCGGGCGTCGGGACGCTCGGCATTGTCGATTTTGACTTCGTGGATGAGACGAATTTGCAGCGGCAGATCATTCACGGTACGCGCGATATCGGCAGACCGAAGATTGCATCCGCGAAGGATCGGATCAAGAGCATTAATCCGAAAGTAAACGTAATTGCCATCGAACAGAGACTGACCAGTCAGAACGCCCTCGACATTATCAAGGATTACGATGTGGTCGTGGATGGAACGGATAATTTCCCGACGCGATATTTGGTCAATGACGCCTGCGTTTTATTGGGCAAGCCGAACGTGTACGGCTCCGTATTCCGGTTTGAGGGGCAGGTCAGCGTGTTCTATGCACAGGAAGGAGCCTGTTATCGCTGCCTGTATCCGGAGCCGCCTCCAGCCGGACTTGTCCCCACTTGCTCAGAAGGTGGGATTCTCGGCGTTCTTCCCGGTATCATCGGCTGCATTCAGGCGAATGAAACGATCAAGCTGCTCCTTGGCAAGGGTGAACCACTAATCAATCGACTGCTGTTGTTCGATGCGCTGAAGATGAAGTTCCGGGAGCTTAAACTCAGCAAAGACACGAACTGCCCCATTTGCGGAACACATCCTACCATTACATCCCCTATTGACTATGAAGAATTTTGCGGTTTGAAGAAGCCTGCCGAAGAAGAGCCTATCGAGGAGATTACGGCTGCCGAGCTGAAAAGACGCTTTGACAACGAGGAGCAGGTGCAAATTCTTGACATCCGGGAGCCTCATGAGCTTGCGATTGGGAAGCTGCCAGGAACGAAAGCTATTCCATTCGGCCAGATCGTTCGCCGGAAAGCGGAGCTTGATCCCGAGCGGGATACGGTTGTCATATGCAAAATTGGGCAGCGCAGCGTGATGGCGATTCGAACTTTACGGGATTCCGGCTATACCGGCAGACTGCTGAATTTGAAAGACGGCATGAATGCATGGGCGCAGGAAATAGATCCCCGGATTGCGCAGTACTGA
- a CDS encoding Mov34/MPN/PAD-1 family protein, which yields MIHLKQEHIDQINKHAEEDYPHECCGIVFGKLGEDQTKVVSELLPISNSREEQARHNRFLITSEDIMRSELYARKHKLDVLGFYHSHPDHPARPSAFDLEHAWPTYSYLIVAVAQREAGELTSWELNSDRSAFHFETIIRED from the coding sequence ATGATCCATCTGAAGCAGGAGCATATCGATCAAATCAATAAACACGCCGAGGAGGATTACCCGCACGAATGCTGCGGTATTGTGTTCGGGAAATTGGGCGAGGATCAGACGAAGGTGGTAAGCGAGCTGCTTCCGATTTCCAATTCCCGGGAAGAGCAGGCCAGACATAACCGCTTCCTCATTACCTCGGAAGACATCATGAGAAGCGAACTGTACGCCCGAAAGCACAAGCTGGATGTTCTCGGCTTCTATCATTCGCATCCCGATCATCCAGCGCGTCCCTCCGCGTTCGACTTGGAGCATGCCTGGCCAACCTACTCCTATCTGATTGTTGCGGTTGCACAAAGGGAGGCAGGAGAATTGACTTCCTGGGAACTGAACAGTGACCGTTCTGCGTTCCATTTTGAAACTATTATTAGGGAGGATTAG